A segment of the Ipomoea triloba cultivar NCNSP0323 chromosome 1, ASM357664v1 genome:
ACTAAACTATTAGGTTTGGATTATTCTATTCAATACAAGAAGGGCACATAGAATTGTGTAGCAAATGCCATATCAAGGAGAATGACTGATGATGAGGCAGAAATCCAATCCATCTTAGTAGTTCAGCCCCAGTGGATGGAAGAAGTAGTGAAGAGTTATGAGCTGGATGAGTGGGCGAATGAAACCCTTGCAGCTATCCTTATTAGCCCTACTGGAATATCCAACATCACTGTGACTGGGCGTCTTTTGAAATATAAGGATAGGATGTATATTGGCCCAACAGGAGGCCTAAGAGCAAAATTAATGCTGCAACTGCATGAGTCAGCCCTTGGGGAACACTCTAGACAAAATGCCACTTATCAAAGgcttaaaacattattttattgGAAGGCCATGAAAAGAGATGTGACAGAATTGGTTAAAGGATGTGATATTTGCCAAAGGTCTAAGCATGAAAATGTAGCTAGTCCAGGCCTCCTAAAGTCCTTGCACATTCCAGAAGGAGCCTGGCAGAGTATTTCAATGGACTTCATATAAGGCTTACCAAGATCCAACAACAAGCAAGTCATATTGGTGGTGGTGGATCGAAATATGGCAACTTCCTTGCTTTAACCGATCCTTATACTGTTGAAGGGGTTGCAGAGGTGTTTATGGAAAACATCTACAAATTGCATGGGCTACCTAATGAGATAATCTCAGACATGGATAAAATATTTACAAGCAAATTTTAGCAAACAGTGTTCAAAAGTATGGAAGTCAAGTTGAATCTCTCAACCGCATATCACCCTCAAACTGATGGGCAGACTGAGAGAGTGAACAAATGCCTTGAAGGTTACCTTAGATGCATGGTTTTTCAAAAACCTAAGGGTTGCCTTAAGTGGTTACATTTGGCTGAGTTTTGGTATAACACCAACTACCATTCCTCACTCAAATGTAGTCCCTTTCAAGCCCCCTATGGCTACAGGCCCTCTGTGATGGCTTGGAACCCAGAATTTGATAACAACAATTGGCTGTCAGAGAGAAATGCCTTGTTAGCAGCATTAAAGGAAAATCTAAGACAAGCCTAGAACTTGAAGCTTCAGGCTGATAAGGGGAGAAGTGAAAGATCCCTAGAGGTGGGAGACTAGGTCTATTTAAAAATCCAGCTCTATAAACAGGTTTCAGTGGAAGTAAGGAGCAACTTGAAGTTGTCTGCAAGATACTTTGGCCCTTACCAGGTGATTGGAAAAGTTGGGAAAGTGGCTTACAAATTACGACTGCCACCAGGGACCTTGATACATCCTGTATTCCACATTTCACAGCTTAAGAAAAGGATTGGGGAAGGTGTTGTCCCACAGCTCGATCCTCCAATCATAGGACAAGAAGGGTAGGTCCTAGCTGAGCCTCTTACTGTGTTGGGAAAAAGACTTGTTAAAAGAAATAACAAGGAAGTAGCACAAATCTTAGTCCAATGGGTTAACTTGCCTAGAGAGGAGGCAACGCGGGAGGATTACCATCATGTGAAGAGTCAATTTTCGTCCTTCGATCCTTGGGGACAAGGATCAGTGGAAGGGAGGGGTGTTGTAACATTCCTCAAAGGCAATCTTAATTCCAGAGAGCTCAAGAAGAAAGGTGGAGTAGCTGGCATTTGAAGAAGGGCAAGATGAGAAACGATGTCGTCTGAAAAGGCGGTTGGAAAGCAGTTACCAGGCAAGTCCAACAATGCCGTTTTCCATTTTACtattgtataaataaattatttttcctttttctgttGATGTCGTTAGTTTATTGAGAGAAAAGGGGAACTGGGTTCTGGGAAAGTATATAGGGTTGTTGTAAGAGCAATTGATTGATTATGCTAAGAATTAATACAAATTATCTTTTTCCTTACCTCTTCTTCTCTACCCTAAATTCTCTTATTCTCCCTTACACTTTGTACTGTCTATTATGCTGTGTTGACTGCCTAAGTGCATTACAAATTAATGTCTCCATGGGAACACCAACCAAGTATCTGTATCCCCTACTGGATCGGAAGAGGAACACCAATGAAGTTTGAATTGATATCATCGGCATCCCCCACGGCCACGGGTAGCAACCAGAATAACATCCAAGTTCATATTGTCAGCAGCCGGTGATGTCAATAATGAATTCATATCATCATCCATTAGTGCCAATGTCTCCTCAATGAACTGCATGTTATCTCAACGTCCAAATCTTCCAACGTTGTTttttcatcttctttctttcgcTCTAGGCGGCACAGCACGAAATCTTTTCTCTCTTCCACAATAGGTCGGCCCTAGCTTTCTTGATTATCGTCTCTTTCAGCTCGTACCCACTATCGGTCTTGTTTCGGTTCTTATCCGTTTATACCCACATCCATCACAAACTTCCCTTTCTTATCCAAAACTGGTTTACCTTTATGCCAGTTGCCGGACCTCTTCCCGTTCACCTTCTTCCCCAACCCTACATCCCGTCATAGACTTGCCCTTCTTCTTCAACCTACTCAAAAACTATGCCATTTTTTCTGACGGACTACAGCGAATTAACTCCCATGCTTCCTGAGCTCATTACCCTATCTTCCTCATGAATCAGCCCTTCATCATCCACACTGTTATTTCTTCCTGTAGCAAATTCAAATAGAAACTTAACCACATCGTACACAAAAGGTTGGAAGCACAAACCCAATGGAATCACGCAGGTTTGTTACAACTTACGATCGGGCAGCTTGCAGAATGCGGAGTGGATGTTATTTCACTAATTTATAGCTTTTCCGATCGATACGTACTTCTATCCTATAATAGATAGTCGGTTATTAGGATGGAAGaatatttattgattaaaaattactacaaTATCCATATTTATTAGGTACTctatatattacaaaaatattgaATATTAGATATTAGAGGGGTATCAATTAGGGCTGTGCAAACCCGACCATATCCGTTTTACCCGACCGACCTCCAATCCGAACAACACGACCCGAACCGATCCGCATCTGAAATAACATATCCGATCCATAGCCCTAAACTACGTCGAATAAGGGATATCAGTGGGGCTTCgaggacgaagctccttttaaggggggtagagtgtaataccccatAATAAATTATTCCAGAATTACCCTCCgtgattattttctaaaattaaatccaTTGTTTCTAGTGAGCCCAATTGttgaattaagaatatttcCTAAGGTAATTCCAAATCAAAAGCCCAAAtccttatgctagtatatatattatttctaagacatttaattcttaatattatgggctttctccttattctatgttttcatttatttaagaggtgaatcatttggcccaataacTATTCATGTAAATAGAATTGTTATGTATAAATATTCAAGCCCATTctttattaaatcttccaccctaatatatacatatatgtatatatttattatggtatatattcaagacttagcattatCTAGAGattccactctctctcttcctctacTCATTTTTCACGCCATTTTCCTCCCATTCTCCTCCAAAAattggtcttcatttcatcttcaagatttcaagtaaaGATCCTTTTTTTATTGTTCTTCAAGAAAGATCATGGTAAGATCCTACCTTTTCTTGCATTTCCTCCCCTTTGTTGACTATCTTTATGAACTCTTTCCTTCTTCTTGTGGTGGGTTTTGGGTTGATAGATGATCAAGAAGTGATGGTTGCTAGGATGAGCTTAGGATTGATTGTTGCTTGTGGATTCataagcttcaagaggtaatacactaaaacctactttcactcttgaatatatgaatattatttggtgttgtggaatcctgtgAAATTCTTTGGGTTTTAGcctttgatttgttggattgtgaatctatattgtggatctatggacttgtgttcattatccttcaATATTGATGTATATgagtatttgttgttatggattccatgtattatttggccTCTAAAATGTGTAATCTGATGTATTCTAGGTACTGGAATGAGTTCTCGTGTATTCTGTTCCAAAGTCTGGGTTCTGTGCATTGGAGTTGTCCTTGTGGTGCATTTCAAtcgtataatgtgtcccgttggAATGTTCCACAAGAACACTAGTGGAGTAGTTTGGCGGATTCCGTGAGAGTGTTCTGTTAGTACTAGTGGAGAGGTTTGGCGGAGCGGTGGGTTTCGTGAATTGAGCGGAGAGTATTCTACCTTGATTGTTGAGTAATTATTCATGATCATTGGTCATTTATCTTGGACTATTGAGCTAGTATTGTTTGTTGATTCTTTGGTTATTATCCTGAGTATGTCCTGTGTTCATATTGTGAGTTGAGCACTATTGGTCTGAGTAATTCCTTTGGGAATGAATCTGAATTTGGTATGTTGAGACCTTGAGTCCTTATGAGTATTCCTTTGGCTTATTGAGTCTTTGATATTCTTTGAGAAGTGGTTGGTGGAATCATGGCTTTGCTTGTGGTTGGTATTATGAGATGAATTGTTTGTGTTTcatgcctctgtggtaatgggcattgtatgcctctaTGATTGGGatttgtgcctctgtgattgggcttcgTGCCTCTATGATTGGGCTCGTATGCCTATGTGATTGGGCTtcgtgcctctgtgattgggctcagatgcatctgtgattgggcattgtatgcctctgtgattgggctcgtATGCCTCTGCGATTGGGCTTGTATGCCTCTATGGTAATGGGCATTATATGCCTGACTTTGGAAGCGTTCACCGGTAACAAAATCTCGATTTCCGCTATTCCGGGTTCTTATTGAGCGTAGCAAAATTCGCGAGGAATATAAAGTTGTCGTTTCTGTAACCCTCTACCTCGCCCCGGATAGTCTGAAAAGACGGTCTCTCTGTTCGGCGTGCGGTCGAGTTGGCACTGTCGTAGACGTATCTTGGAGAAGGCGGCGCAAAGGAGGCTCGAGAGCTTGTTAAGGAAGGCGGCAAGGGCCGATGAAAGGGGGAAAACGAAAGGCATTTTTTGGGCTATGTGCCTCTGTGTTGTGACATTGGTATGATGGTTGGTATGGtggtttggtggttgtggtTTGGATCTTAACCTTTGTATTGTGATTTTGGGGTCACTCTGAGAGAATGATGTGagattgtgtttggttggtttcatTTGTGGTTATTCTGTTGAACTTATgactcagttggtatcttgttataGAATTGATGTCTTATGCATTCGTTACTGgatattggattcatttggaagTGTCTTTAGattgtgattcattcagcttgttgttgttgagtcatctgatttgaaataaagaacagtttcgTTGGTTCATATTATTAGGAACCCCGagctattgattttgatgataccaatgatcccgaggagacccccaaatttcttttgttttctagatTAGATCTTTCAGTTTCATACCTCGGTCTTAGAAGTTAATCGAATCCTTAATGACACGAAGTAACGAGTCATCGCTAAGATATCTCTCGTGAAAGGGATTTAGGACCTAGGCATCGAAGAACTGAAGAACCGAAGTGTTGAAGAACTGAAGAACCGAAGtgttgaagaattgaagaactgAAGCGTTGAAGAACTGAAGAACCGAAGACATAAGATTCAGGCCAAAACATGGAAGGGCCGAATCCTTATGCTCGAACAATCAAACGGTGATTGTTTCGAGGAGATCAATGAGAATGATAAGGAcaatcattctcacgagtaaccaaggcaaagacattctctgaaagttgtcttatctattgccttgagaatgggtttTCAACTGAATGTCAAATCGGATCCTAggcaacgatcccaaggagcatttaatgattgtcacatttttgtgggacaaaagacaaattgtccttgcacaaaagaGAACAAACGGCTATAAAGGTACTGACAATCTGAAAAAGGTCAAACCTTGCCCATTGGatattgttaggaaccccgagttattgattttgatgataccgaactatacgaggagacccctaacttCTGTGTAAGTCTTTTGAATAGATTATGCTCTGTATCTTAGTCTACAAGATAACCGAATCCttagtattttttcaaacaCTAAGGATCTAAGTCTCTTGTACCGAAGATATGAAGACTTAAACCGAAGAGTAATTTatccgaagagttgaagatgcGAAGAGAAGAAGACTTGGAGAACCGAAGACTGGGATCTTAGGTCAAAACATGGAAGGGCCAAGCTCTTATGACCGAGCAATCAAAAGTGTGATTGACTCGAGGagattaagagaaatgataaggtcaatcattttctctcacaaccaaggcaaagacattctctgataagtcgTCTTgtctactgccttgagaatgggtataactgaatgttattttgggtcctatgcaacgatccctaggagcatttaatgatgtCACCTTTTTtagggacaaaagacaaattgtccttgcacaaaagtggacaaacggctagaaagtactaacattttgaaaaggaaaaaacactacccattggacattacacactggacaataggttttgaatttcattttccctccaacggatctgaaattccacctacaaatacccttgtcccatctcactttgacaaggttgaaaatacgcgaaatattgtctatcaagtgaaaaactttcagtgtaatattcataagcttacaagtgatattcagatttctttagaagttcttgtgtgattaagacGTTGATCAAGGAAGAAAATCACAAGAagttcaagttggagaatcatcacaatctttcaaccatctctacaagtgaagtagaaagagatGGAGTAAACTTgagagaagttgaaaaacctacaacaacaaggctgccgggcttagtgatcaaaggaacTTGTTGTAACGGattttgtactataacggggaatatagtgcaaaccttcacgcgttgtgaagaagagtggagtaggcttagttaacagccgaaccactataaaaactctctctgtCTCTATATTTACTTTACGTCTTGCGTTGCATATATCACTCAAACCTAATATCTTTTACAAGAATAATCAAAGTGCAAAGTTAAGATAAAACTTGATATATTCTTTCCGCTGCGTTTATCTCTTTAgacaaaaagttttcaaaaacctcttgtgagtctattcaacccccccttctagactcacatctctaccaccgggaccaataagtggtatcagagcaagttacCTTGAACGGTGGacactctgtgtatactgcctggtgatcctttttgaaaaatttatcaaaatatttccaaactttgcactatgtctaaaatggaacatcataggcATCTTCTTATCTTTAACTTGGAtaagtttgatgattggaaagtgcgcatgcaggctcacttgtctgccatgcatgatgagatgtgggacgtGATAACTGATGGACCCATCCAGATACTACAAGTAAACCCCAATCGTGTTGCTACCGATCCGACATCACCAGAAATGATTCCAAAGGAGAAATCCTTGCTAACTACCGAAGAGAGAACCCGAGTAAATCTCGACAATATAGCCAAGGATATACTCTACAAGGCATTGGACGAATCATTGTTTCCgagagtaagaaagtgcaagaaTGCTAAAGACATCTGGGATGTACTTATGCTCATAGGTGATGAGACGAacaagagaaggagaacaagctgacgattgccatgaagaagtttgaagattTCAAACTCAATCCAAAGGAGTCCATAACTGAAATGGAAGCTCGGTTCATAAAGTTATTGATGGAAATCAATGATCTTGATGAGAAAAAGCTAacacaaaaggagataaacTTGAAGATTCTCCGAGGACTACCCAAAAGCTGGGAAATGAAAGTAGTAGCTATGCGTGATCATAGAGATCTCAAGACAATGAGTACTACTCAGATCTTTAGTGATCTGAAAGCCTACGAGTTCGAGAAGGAAGCTCAAAATGATGAAGAACTTGAGACGAGAAATATAGCCTTAGTTGCAAATCatcaatcttcatcatcaacaccaaGGTCAAATACTAATCCCTAATCTGATTTTTTCACTGATGATCAGCTTGCTTTGTTCATGAGAAGGTTCAAAAGATTCATGCAAAAGAATCAATCCTATGATAACTCTGACAAGACGAGAAGAACGAAGTACCGAAACAATGACAAGACTAGCGGATCCAGAACACATGAGAAGGATGAAATACAAGTGCTATGTTATAACTGCCGAAAACCTGGACACTTCAAAGCTGAATGTCCATATCCCATCGTCAAGAAGCATCAGGATGAGCACAACTACAAGAAAAATTCGGGAAATTATCACAACCCGAAGAGTGCATCAAATAATGCTGACGAAGAGCCAAACAAAAACCAGAAGAGTGATAGGCGAAGGAAGGCTCTAGCTGTAGAAGAGAAGTCAGGAGAAAAGAACGACGAGTCATGCACTTCCAGCTCCAGTTCATAAAGTGACAGTtcggaagatgagaaaggactACTGTGTCTTTTCAGTCAAGAGGACTCGGATGAAGAGCTGTGCCTTAtggcagatgaagaagaggtaacttcACAAAACCACTCTTCTAATTATAGTTCCGAATCCACATATCATGAAAACCCTAGGGAAGCATTCGAAAGAATGATAAAGAGTTTTGATGGTATTGAGGATTCACACCTCAGACTCAAAGAAGAGAATGCCAAGCTATTggcagaaagacaagatctcgaggacATAAGATCCAAAAATGCTGAGATGCTTGAATCTATAAGCCAGCTTGAGAAGCAAGTTCATCTTCTTGAGGAAGAGTGTAAAGCGAAGGATGATAGAGAGCAAAATTTGCGTGCGGTACTTGcgacatttacaaattcatccagattaatggatcgaatggtagatgatcaaagaccatcagGGAGTAGAACCGGACTTGGTTATAGCTTCAGCTCTTATCAACATGTTCTCTTAACACGACCAATTGATCCTTCTACTAGTGGAGGTTTAAGTTCTGTGTTTGTCCaaggacaaactgaaaatcttgagccagtgattaacgccacaaatggaacagaaccacaatcaacgagTCGATCTAATGATTCGACTGAAACACGTATTGTGGAACCTACGAGAGGAAATTTCCAAAACGGTAACCCGAGAAGTCATCAGACTCCTCGGTATAGACCTTGAGTACCGAACCATCATGGTCGTATCGCAAATGGTCAACCACTTGGGAATAACCAATCTAAAGGGAAATTCCAAGGCAATAAGAGGCAACATTACTCACAGAGGCAACGCAAGGGTATGACTCAGGGAAGACCGAACTCTTACCCGAGtaatgtcaagaatttcaaaaagttcccTAGCAAGCATAGAGGTGGGGAAGGTACTCTATATCCTAGTGATGAGGACTGGATTATGGACTATGAACCAATGACAAGAGCAAGATTTCTGCTCCATCATAGACATAAACAAACCTCATACACTAGATTTCTGCTCCATCATAGACATAAACAAACCTCATACACTAGAGTCAACACGAATAAACCAACACCTCCTACCTCATACACTAGAGTCAACACGAATAAACCAACACCTCCTCTTCAATACACTAGAGTCAACACGAATAAACCAACACCTCCTCTTCAAAAGGTTTATTCACCGAAGTCACCTCAAGCCTACTATGCTATCCCTTATGATTATGGCGTGTTTAACGGGTATCATGGACCGAGGATGAACCTTACGAGTTCTAGGTatgcatggatgcccaagctcACTGCTAACCGacaaggacccaagaaggtatgggtacctaaaaacaCTTAATCTTTGAATGCAGGGAAACAGGACCATCTGGTATGTAGATAGTGGTTGCTCGAGACACATGACTGGGGATAAATCAAAACTGAGTAACTATAAAGCAaagaatggtcctaaagtagTTTTCGGTGGGAACTCAAGTGGACGAACCATGGGTACCGGAGATGTCATGAAGAATGGTTTAATCATCCAAGAAGTCTCTTATGTTgaaggattaaagttcaatctttTGAGCACAAGTcagttttgtgacaaaggatacaaAGTTATAT
Coding sequences within it:
- the LOC116009902 gene encoding uncharacterized protein LOC116009902, whose amino-acid sequence is MKKFEDFKLNPKESITEMEARFIKLLMEINDLDEKKLTQKEINLKILRGLPKSWEMKVVAMRDHRDLKTMSTTQIFSDLKAYEFEKEAQNDEELETRNIALVANHQSSSSTPRFKRFMQKNQSYDNSDKTRRTKYRNNDKTSGSRTHEKDEIQVLCYNCRKPGHFKAECPYPIVKKHQDEHNYKKNSGNYHNPKSASNNADEEPNKNQKSDRRRKALAVEEKSGEKNDESCTSSSSS